The Etheostoma spectabile isolate EspeVRDwgs_2016 chromosome 1, UIUC_Espe_1.0, whole genome shotgun sequence genome has a segment encoding these proteins:
- the clec3a gene encoding tetranectin-like protein, whose product MARLALPVLLVLCFSLLHFSSSRPSRTRKAVLPRQSGAAEEDDVKSQLERLWQEVNSLKEMQALQTVCLRGIKAHRKCYLTIEEPKHYHEANEDCIAQGGTLATPRDMMENNDLRDYAKRSAPGSKDFWIGVADIVKEGQYVDVNSLPVSYFNWDRSKKQPTGTKRESCVALSVVAQGKWYDEVCRSLKKYICEYIIP is encoded by the exons ATGGCGCGTCTGGCCCTCCCTGTCCTCCTCGTTCTTTGCTTCTCCTTGCTCCACTTCAGCTCCAGCCGCCCATCTCGCACCAGGAAGGCTGTGTTACCCCGTCAGTCCGGAG CTGCAGAAGAAGATGATGTGAAGTCCCAGCTTGAGAGGTTGTGGCAGGAGGTGAATTCACTGAAGGAGATGCAGGCGTTGCAAACAG TCTGTCTCCGTGGCATCAAAGCTCACAGAAAATGTTATCTTACAATTGAGGAACCCAAACATTACCATGAAGCAAATGAAGACTGTATTGCACAAGGAGGAACTCTTGCAACGCCACGGGACATGATGGAAAACAATGACCTGAGAGACTATGCAAAGAGGAGTGCTCCAGGATCCAAGGATTTCTGGATTGGTGTAGCAGACATAGTGAAAGAAGGTCAATATGTTGATGTCAACAGCCTCCCAGTCAGCTACTTCAACTGGGACCGCTCCAAGAAGCAGCCCACAGGAACAAAAAGGGAGAGCTGTGTTGCTCTTTCAGTGGTTGCACAAGGAAAGTGGTACGATGAGGTGTGTCGCAGCCTCAAAAAGTATATCTGTGAATATATAATTCCTTGA